The region AATtattccatttaaaaaaaaattagcttaaAATTTGATGGGACAAATTGCGAATTGAGggacataatttataaatttaggaggcaaattgccaaaatggagTTAATTACCCATAATATacaagttcatgactaatttgctataaaattaatatatatgttaattaCACATTGTTTACAAGTTGAGAAGGCAAATTGCTACATAAGTCAATATTATATTCATACTAAGGTTTCTGTACAATGTGGCAACATGATTATTCGACCTTTTAAATTTTACCCACGAGTGATGTAAGTTTCCCTCTAAATCTAAGTTCCCCTCTAACATAAACTTGACGGTTATTCTGCAAGTTTGTTACCAGCTTGAATCTGGCAATCTGCCGGCCGGTGAGTAAATAACTCTTACACATCAGATTCAGTGATGGATCAAATGGTTGAAATGAGCGGTTGAATTTCATCTAACAGCTCACAACAACAGCTGAATCAAATAGACAAAATCGATAAATAAAACTCGAGCAGACATGATTTCTTCTCCCGGGACGAGGGGTTTTAACATCCAAGGCTTTTCACTATTCTGCTAAGCTTGTCGACCACAACTGCTGGATTGACATATGATCCGGCGAGATTAATGGCGTGGTATTCTAAGCCTTTCCACTGAGCAATTAATTGAAAATGCGGCCGTCTGAACTTGCGACTTATGATTTCTAAAATTACTGTTTTTGGTGTTGCGGATACTATGTGAGTCATACCTGCACCGTGAGCACCAATAATAACCGACGCCTCTTGAATAGTTCTGACTTGGTCTTTCATCGCCATGTGAGCAAACAACCCATTCACAATATTCATTTTGCACTCCCCATGATTGGATGCCCAATTCTGTAATGCATTCAACACTTCTTCTTCATTACTTAGTCTCGATTCTACTTTACCACCATGACGTGGATGCGCTAAATAATCTTCACGTCTGACAAACAGAATATTATAACCTGATACGGGATTTTCAGGACCGTGGCTATTGACAGAGAAGCCGAAGGCTGCTCTAATCATTTCTCCAAACTCGGATAATCGGGCTGTTTTTCTGTCATCTGGATTTTGCCTAAGATCGTGTGCAGATGCTCCCCTGCAGTCTATTTCTTCACTTAGTCCCTTAAATAGTGCAGTCTCGTATCCCAAAGGCACAAAAACAACATGGCGAAAGCAAACCGAGCCGCTGAAGTTTTTAGCATACCGAACACTTGAAAACAATGCTTTCCATGTTTCTTCTAATGGCGCCTGGAATTTATCATGCATGCCAGGTAACAAACAAGAAGCAAAAAACTCGAGAAACAAATCAAGTAAAACAGGGAGCACGTACCCTTGAATGACCGTCCACAAAAATCAAATGAGGCCGATAAGGCAACCCTGTGACTCTTGAAGACACATAGGCACTGTACCAATCTGTAATGGTGTGAAAAAGATTTGCATATTCAAATCGAGTGACCAGAATTGTTGGTTCCTCGTACCACTGTAAATCAGAGTGGTTACTATCAGAAACAAGTGTAACAAGTGGAATGTAAAAAATATCAGACCAAAATCTGCAAGGAATGTTAATTTAATAGTATAAGTTAGCAATTTAACGCAGCTATCAGATTGGAAAGAACAAATTGCATAAAAATTGTTTTCAATTCATCAGGGTTAACAACTTATAACCAAATCGCAGTTAACCATGAACAATCCTTGTGCCACCTCCAAGAAACTAGTAAAAGTATAATTGATCAATACACCAATGCATAATTCTGACGTATTCCACTACATCAGCCAAACTAGCAGGTGCATAAAGATGTAATTTCATTTAAACGTGTAAATATATCGGGATAGCAGCTTATCACCATAACAATAGTACACCATTAACATTCCTTACAAGTTACATCACCTACAAGCAACAAGTAACAACATAATTGACCAATTCACTATTTAATAATCCTGACACATTCCGATTCTACTACTTTAAGAAAGCTAATTAAATCCAAATCAAACGAAATCAGTCTAAATTTTTAGCCTAATCAACATAAAAACTCCATATGCTATACTATTCAAATTAAACTGACTATTATAACAGAAAACGAATAATATTAATGTAATATTAAAATGAGCCCTCCAAACAAAAACATGCTTCTTATGGTATGAGTCTATCCATGCATTTAGTTGATCAAGATCCCAACAGCTAATCACGAAATCAGCATTCAATTTCAAACCATAACAATCCTTAATAATCTCTCTAAAGATGGTAACTAACCAGAGCACTAACTAAATCCAAATCAAAAGAAGTAAACCCTAATACATAGAGGGGGgggaaaaaaaaacctaacctGATCACACTGAAATTCTTGATCACCAACAACACGAATCGAACTGATCAACTCACGCATAGTATGTCTCTTAATTTGCCTTTTCGGAACATAACTATCCAGAAAATCACCATCAACGagatatttattttcattttcatttcctAAAATCTGAAAAGAACCATGCGGAAACTTGGGTAACTCATCATCCTCATGTCTACCAATAACCTCCTCTGTAAGCTCACCTCCTTTAGACATAACTATCATTTCCGGAAGCATCTTTACACTTCCTCCTTCACAAACAGAGCTATGAAGAGTCTTACTGAAGAAACAGCGGAACCATCCAAAAGAACCTCTGTGATTTTCAGAGAGAATGTCAAAGCGGTTAGTAAATCCATTACCGAAGTGAGCTTCGCATGAGTTGACAAATACATTAGCATTTTGAGTCCACGGCAGGAATGATGGGAGTATAGTCCAAGGTTTTAGGTTATCATGAGGAATTTGAGCCAAAAAATGGTGGTGATGTTGATGTATTGATGGTTTGTGGTGATCGTTTTGCAAGTAAAGGAAGATAAAGAAGAAGTTAAGACCGAAGACAGAGAGTAAAAACTTGAACAGCTTTGATTTAGTTCTAATCATCGTTCTCTTTTCATAATTCATTTCTGTTATTTTCACTACGTAAATCCCTCTACTCTCAGTCTATTTTCAGCCAGGGAATGCATTTAAAAGAAGATTCTGCATTTGTATAGtaataatatttatcacaataaCATAATTACATTAATTTGCATCTAATTAATCAAGATCTTAACAGCATGTCACCATATCCAAACAATTAACATAATCAACACCATCACATCTAACCAGTTTCCTAATAAtgacattttgaaacaaatttcCTCAATTCAATTGAAAATTTCTACATAATATATTCAAAGATTTGACACATGTAAATTTTTCTGATCACAATTTATAACCGCTCCCAAAAAATCAGGATCTTAAAACAGCTAATCactaacaaaatcaaacaaataaatatcactatcaaaaaactaataaacacttaaaaagtaaataaatccGAAACCCTAACCTGATCACAGAGAAATTCTTGATGATCAACGATATGAATCGAATCGATCAAATCTCGCATTGTATGTCTCAAAATCTGTCCTTCAGGAACATAATTATCCAAAAACTCATCATCAACAAGCtttccatttttaaaatatttactgtTTTTATCTCCTGATGAGAATAAGACCTGAAACGCACCGTTTTGAAACTCAGGCAACTCCTCATCTTCCTGTCTACCAATAACCTCCTCTATAACCTCACCGCCTCTCGACATCCGTATCATCTCCGGCACCATGCGTACACTTCCTCCTTCGCAAATCGAACTCCTCAGCGTCTCGCTGTAGTAACACCGGAACCATccggaaccggaaccggaaccgcCGTGTTCTGGTGAGGAGGACGGGGGGAGAATGTTGAGCCGGCGAGTGAATCCGTTACCGAAATGAGACTCGCATGAACGGAATGCCACGTCAGCAGCATTAGTTAGTTTCCATGGAAGGTACGATGGTAATATCGGCCAGGGTTTTAGGTAATTATAATTAACGTTATTGTTGTTATGTTCGTCAGTTAGGAAATGACGATTCGCGTCGTGTGAGGTAGCGACAGCTGGCGGCGGAGGTGGAGGCGGAGCCGACGTTGTTTCACGGTGGTGGTTGTGGTAAGGAGAGGAGAAGTATAGGAAGACGGAGATGGAGTTCAAAAGGAAGAGAGAGAGCGCGATCTTGAGTAGGTTTGAGTGAGTAATTCTGTTCatgtttctctctctagaatTACTcagtttctctctctaaaacaaGTTTACACAGTCTTCTTCGGTTTCTTTGAACTCCATTTAAAGGCTCTGTAGAAGCTAGCTTCTCTCTCTAGATTCTTGAATtttgtttctctctctagacTTTGTTTGAAAATGAAGGAATTTGGAGTGATGTTAACTGAAATCACATGTTTTAATGTCTCTCCATCTGTTTTTTTCTTGCGTCTTTCTGAAGTTTGTTCAAACTCCACAGGCATAATTCTTTCCACCTCAGGTCCAACCAACCAAAATAAGACACCTGGAATATCTTTGTTCTCCACAAACaatttctttttatcaattcctttttatgaatatatatttaggcctaattacttaaaaaattccCACCTTacaatatttatacatttataccctgacctaaaaaaaagtttatatgtatcattttttttattttttattttcgtctatatcctaaaaaaaataatttgacctctttcaaaaatattcaaaataattttctatattttaatttgacctcttttcgaGCTGAATCGACAGGTGGCTACAATGATTCATTTGAGTTCTTAAAATAGTGATATATGAATAACTTTAGCTAATTTACACCAGAATTAAAATAACTCACCTAGGGATTCCAGTTAAAAAAGTACTACTATATATtactacctccgttcttttttagttgtccatttagccaatattgcacataccaagatagtgcttcttttgtcttaatttataaagaaaaatactaatatagtcctattagttaataaatgtcttttaaattaaaacatagagtcatttattagggatgggtaaacTTGGAAGATAAGTAGCTAATATTATATGGAattactaaatggacaactatttgtagacaaataaaattggctaaatggacaactaaaaaagaacggagggagtaataaatatttaaatataaaattttatttaaggtACTTTTTAATCAGCATGTGttgattattttcataaaataaacgTTCTCTCAAAAAACATTCCTCCTCACATTCGAGAATTGATTTTGTTAatcattttataattagttCTTTCAGCATCACAtgcattattaaatttataattgtcAGCTTCTTACTAAATCTAAGTTCGTCTattactctaattaattaaattttgtataaGATCTATGTTTTGTCTGGTTATTTTGTCGAGCTGatcacaattttaattttaaaatacaaccGTAGACATAGAGTAATAAGAAATTAGTTTATGGCGGGACTAATACGTACAAACACTCCATAGATGTCAACATtgacataattattttaatataggaagctataaaaattaaattactcaAGTCAATATTCCCTACTTGTATAATCAATAAATgttatcaataaaagttcaacAAAGGTTCATGTTCATTGTGCCCCTTCAACATCAGAAATTCTTAGGTGTACCTAGTTCGTCacgtaaaattataaaacatccATTAAATATATGACATATGACGTAATTAAATGTCATATCCAATCAAAAAATAgcatttaattctaattaaaggATCactaattaatgttatatttattgattggttataACATTTAATTACGTCACGTGTCATATATTTAATGAATGGTTCATAAGCCTACATGGTGAACTAGGTTCACACAAGTAATCGACAAACTTAGATTTAgtaagaaaattaattaaaggtAAGCTCATGAAATTGGATAAAAATGTTTACAGATTAATTATCTGATATCCAAATTTGTTTATGGGCCGGATTTGActtttttaaatacaaatccaagtcCGGTTCCAATCTGATTCAGACTTCAAATATACTATTCAAGTATAGTAGAACATAATAGggcttttttcaaaaatatccaaCATTCTATCTTGATTTACGATTATACGATGCTAACTTTCACATTTATAGACTACGATACACACgtcttttcttttatactacATCTgtgaaattatattttgttattCCAGTACTGCTCTGAAAATATTATTCTCCTCTCTATCGTTATCACCGTCGTCGTTCCGCTTTCGCCGCCGCTATTGTCGTCTTCTCTTTTTACCGATTCAGTTCCTAATGGCTCTTGGCTTCGTTGTACCTTATCAGGTGAAGGGagatctataaattttattttatcttcatttgtaaaattagaaaattaacttcatttcttttgaatttattttgatattatttggtAAAAGTGAGTTGGTGGCGCCTATAGTAAATCAGCCATAGAGAAAGCGTATCCGAATTGTGAAATTATTTGGGTCAAATTTATAATGAAGCGAAGGCCACTCTTACTCCCTATTCTCTCTTAAAGCTTTATAAAGCTCCGCGAGAAAGGTTTTACAATGAGAGTAGATCGGCGGAGTTTATGATGCGAGCAATTTGATACAATTTTCAAAGTGATTTTTCTTGAGATTATTTTTGTAGAAATGCTTTTTCTGATTAAtatgattttgtttcttttaactTAGCATTATTGTGATTTTTCtctgttttggaaattaatatcTACTAGATATAAAAGTTTAGATGTGTAGGGTTAGATTAGCAGTGTTTTTCTTTCAACTAATTAATGGTAGTTTATATGTTCGCCCCACAGAGAAATTACTCATGTGTACCAGAATTCTCTATACCTTTCCAATTTGTGCTATTATTTTCCcataagacaaaaaaaaaattatacaacaaaattataatttaacaaataCATTGACACAACTAATTTATTTCTCTTCcttccaaaataaaaaaaaatattgtaaacAAAATCACAATCTAAAAATCAAGCAGCTTGAGATCTCCAATGCCTAGCTTTCTCAAACCCATTAACATAATTCTCAAAATCCTCCACCGTTTGATCAATCTCTTGCTGACTATTCATTACAAATGGCCCCAATTGCACCAATGGCTCCCCTATTGGTTCACCTCCTACCAAAATAAACCTCAAACTTTTAGATGATTTATTCCACACCTCAATTCCATCTCCATTGCCTAGAAGAAGTAGGTGGTGGGCCGATACAGCCGATGATTTTGCGTTTCCGAATACACCCTCGCCTTCCAACACGTATACGAAAGCGTTCCAATTTATCGGAATTGGTTGTTGATGACGAGCTCCGGGTTTGAGGGTGAAATCCAAGTACATTGTTGGTGTTCTGGTGTAGATTGGTGATTTGGTACCTAATGCCTCACCAGCTATGATTTTAACCTTTACACCTTGTTTTGATGCTTCTGCTATGTCCTTGCTTGATATTTCTTGATATCTAGGTTCAATcctataattaaaaccaaaattaatcattaaaaatatagttaacaCAATGTTTATAGTAGGCTTATGTAGTTCCACCCCACTCAAATTCGAATTAGTTTAATGTAAATACGGCGGTAGATGGGTTGAGTTAAAAGAAATCTTGAACTTCAAAGTGTGATAATTTTCGAtactaattttcaattttagcaatttaaaatacaaacaatCAAATTCGAAATACCAAAAAATCTGTTAAAAATGTTGGTGTGGAAACAGATCAATGTATTTTTATctaccaaattataaaaaatggtagttcgtgtttTAAATGGGCAAAAGTTAAACGTTCGTATTACAGttacaaaacacgctaaaatttatgACAAAATCATTTCATATTTGCCACTAAACTCCTGCCAAATGCACTTAagttaatatgattatttaagcTCAAAATAGTTAGAGCTTAATCTAGTGCCATAAGAATGATCATCAAGATTTGGAAAAAACTAGAGCAAGTGGCAAAAGCAAAGCATTATAGATATTGTTAGAAGCCAGCAGAGGCTCTGTGAAGCTGGAATCAGAATAAAAATGTAGTGCTTCGTTCTAAAGCATGACTTTTGACAAAAAAGTTTCATAATGACAAATCATAACGGTCATATGCTAATTGTTTAAAATTCTGAATCACCGTTTACTTTTTCACATAAGTGCTTGTAATTCTGAAATCATTCCAATTATGAAACCATATtccaaaaataccatctttaaatattcaaattaatgACCTAAATATCAATCTTGTTGActaattgaaactaaaaatttaaacataaaaactctATCGATCGATGGACTGTACATTGAAGAATTACCGATTATAACATATTATTTTGAGAAATTCTTATATAGACTATGTCAACCGtgttaattaaactttttaattaattacatcaCTTCCGTAACATCATTCTACAATGTGTCTAAATTTTATTGGATTTGTCCACCCACGGAAGACGTAATGGACATAGTCTGCATAACAATTTACCGTTACCTAtagttatattaataaattcataataaaTGCAATAAATATGCTTACATTTTATGATTAGAGGAGAGATTAATCCACAATTGAAGACCCTTTTGGGTGCCTTGAGCAGCAGGCATTTCAGAATGAACAATCCCTCTTCCTGCTGTCATCCATTGTAGGTCACCCGCACCTATTGTCCCTTTGTGCCCTTCAAAGTCTTCATGTGTCACAGCTCCCTATTCATTTCAGTTGCTTTCAACTTAAGGTAAGTCATACTCACACATGGCCAAAATCAAACTTCACTAAATATTCAATACAATAAAACAATTCTACAAAAtgtgaattaatttatttgtttttttattagaagAAGTTTGCTATTTTTGAACTTCTCCTTTTTAAAAAGTGTTTTTAGCTGTTTTTCGGTCATTTGTAtgcttaaaagataaataagtcTCATATTTTTCTAATGATCTTTATATATTAGCAAAAAAATGATGACAGGGTGTGCAAATAATACAATTGCCTACGTGTAATCAAATAACAAATCGTTATAtgatatttataatgtatttcgtctaaaattgatatttgatttggttaattggataaatatttaaaaaatttaattaaattaatttagtcaactaaattaaattgatataacTTTTAacgatttttaataattttaacaataaaaataattttttatgagttatttttaattattatcttaTAAATATACACCAGAAATGGAGAatggattaattatttaataacattatttaCTATCTAGTAtgatttcaattaaaaaataacaattctTAATATATAAGTCTATAAATTATGAACCGAGAAAATGTTACTTTTGtgtctattattttttttgttattacaATTTTTTCTCCAGCCTAGTTGgtataaaaaaatgtaagatATTTTGTGGATGCACTATATAATACTCCCTCTGTTTtgaaatagttgtcgctttagagaaaaaaattatttcataatacttgtcactttaaaatatcaaaaaagcatttattgctatttttccacaTATATCATTCATTTATtcattgaaaaaaaatacaaaaatacaaataaaaagtcatagtaattaatattaacaagtttcaagaagggctaatttaataaaaaaaatatataaatttagacatatttattgttttcttaatttgtgtgaaaatggctaaagcgacaactatttcaaaacggagggagtatttctTAATAGCTTGTTAAACTTGGTCAACATGCGaaatagtagtagtagtagtttTGCATATGACTTAGTTCATTACagtctaataaaatttagcATTAAAAATCACATTAATTGACTAAATAACTTAGAATAAAATACAagtaatcaatttaaaatattagcatTAAGAGTGTTGTTTTTCTTACTccacaaacaaaacattttGACCTCTTCTTAATcactttttcaaaagaaaaaaaagtaattaatgaATTAGGAATTTATTTACCTGCAACATGTAGGTGACCGTCTCAAATCCTGTTAAGAATCAAGAAATTAATAATCAAACTCAACTCATTTTTCAATATGTAATTCCAGAATTTCAAATTCTTAAGCAATAATTCAAACCTCTATGTGGATGATCAGGAAAACCAGCTGGAGCAGTAACTGAAATTATCCAaaaccagaaaaaaaaaaaaacaggattCAGATTTGCAAATTTAATTACAGAAACACaactaataaaagtaaaaaaaaaaaagcactaACCAGAAAACTCATCCAACACAAGAAAAGGATCAAAATACCTCAATTCAAACCTacaaaacatcaaaaattaAAGAAGACTCATTACTCTAACACATCAAATTCCTCAAATTATCATTCATATACAATCTTAATTAACATGCTGTTTTCGTTGCGATTAAAGTACAATATTTCAACTCGAGATATAAAAGCCTAATTTCTTCGGTATTTTACGGTCCAAAATTATTATACATGTCATTTCAGTCGTTAGAAACCGTCAAAACGGCAGcttttaatgaaaaatattctaatgctagaaaataccaaaaaaaacaaaagagttAGACATTTTTCTGCCAAGTCTTAAAAGTCGTGTTCAAATCGCTACGAACacaaaatacttaaaaaaacaAGTAATATAGTAATTTACCTTCCAATACTCCTTCTAACAATGGCACCAACACCTTCATGTTGAGGTCTAGCCAAGAATTTTCTAACCACTTGACGAGACATTTTTTCTTTCAGTTTTTGTAagtttttaagttataaaaatataagaatggGAAGTGAAAGCTATGAGTAAGGGTATTTATAATATGCAGGGATTTAAAAAAAGTGAGAAAAGTTTTAGAAGGTCAAACCGTATAATTGGCGGCCAATGGGTTTTGTTTATTATAGTTTCCGTGAGCTCGAGGTCAAGAGACCACTCTTATCTAACGTCACCATGTCGTTTGAATGACCTGTGTTCATCACAGCCGCTATTGATTGCCACGTGTCCAGTTCAGTTTGATCATGATTTGATCCTACGTGGATGTATACGTTAGCATGATATATGAGTCTCCAGCCCACTATAAGTATTAGTTATAAAGAGGAAATTAACCTACAGTTCAGTTTAGTTTTTATATCTTTAAGTTAGTGAACTCCCAAATTTActttatgtaaaattatttcattatttaaaatttgtttagttatgtatttaaatataattttatttcttttatagcCCTCATATAGGATTAGAATTTAAAGATTAGGAATAGGTGTAATTGATAAGAGGTCGAATCGGTAGTGGTCGGCGGTCCGACCGACAGTGGTGGTCGAACCAGCACTGGTctgatattattaaataaataacaaaatcacTATTTTGCTTCCTTTAGTATTTGAACACTAGATTTCTTTTTTATCATGTGCTTTTCCATGAACGGGAGCGGACAAGGGGGAATCCATGGACGGTTCGTTTCCCCCGAAAAAGAGGTACATGCATGCAACACCACTTTGAGAGGAATAGGCGGAGGGTGGGGAGAAGTCGTGTCATGTTGCTCGGTAGGAGTAATCCGGGAAGCAATAGATGGGAGCGGCAACAGTTGAAACCGGGATAGCAGCTTGAGCCGGATCATTTGGTCATTTCTCACGATCTTTCTCTTCCTTTTCTGGCCAAACGACTCATATCCAGGTTTTCCACTGCACAAACAGAAACACACTGAGATAATAAAAGAAACTTgttataacaattttaaaagaaagCAGATAAAAAAATCGAGATAATAGGAGTAGGAGATACGACAAGTCGAAAGAAAGGAATAAGTTAGACAAACAGGGAGGATTGATAACCCGTTTTCAGTAATCGAAGTGAACATTTGGACAGAGATCCTTGACATGAGGTGTCCCGGATAAAACAGCAGCTTCATGGAAAGTTTTAATATGCACTAACTCGAAAGGCCCCTGGGTACAGAGACTCTTAGCAAGTTTCTTTCTTTTATCAGTCCAGGTGTGATACACCCAGTCAGACctttagggtaaaattgaaagtATTCGTCCTTTCAGTCTTTAAGGGAGGTTGTTACCCCGGTTACTAGAGCATCTAACTCGTTCTTCATATCCTTAATGAAGCGCACAACAACATAATTACATTTATCCTTCAAAGACAAAAGGTAAATGATAACGTAGCACAattagtaggggcgaagcaacctcatcaagaacgaacatcgctaagtcaagcattttacCGACCTGGTGTCGACAACCGACCACCAGACTGTGATAACTAAGGGATACTCCGACTAGATACAGAAACCCGACCACCTTTAAGATCATAGAGCACGTGAACtgggggggtcaccggatcgatgaacATCTGAGCATTATCCGAGACACATACTTAAGACAAGGTCGGATCGAAGATCCTGTCCGAGCTTCGAGACTGGAAACATGGAAGTCCGGTTTAGACAACCTGAGCTTCGAGCTTCGTTTGAGCTCCGGGACTGGAAGCATGAAAGTCCGGCCTAGGCAACCCGAGCTTCGAGCTTTGTTCGAGCTCCGAGATCTGGCAAACGATCATACTCACGTGTAACAGATcttgggaccacagaagatcctcTGACATGTGCGTGAGGAATGTTTCCTCCACCTGACACACCCAACAAACTGCGTCCAATATGGGGGATATTCTCCACGTAGGCATAACAGAATTCTGGGACCACGTGAAGGAGAGTCTGCCAGTAAGGAAAGGTTTGCACCTAAACTCTAACTATAAAAAGGTGTTTAAGGAGCAAACCCTAGGTAACTTCTTTTTTTCTCTGAATCATCTTCCtcatttcttttcttcttctatcTTTCACTAAAACTTACTTTAGcatcggagtgaacgtccggtgacccccactaGAAGTTCCATCTGACCTCTGTTTATTGGTGTTTGCAGGCTTCAGCAGACCAGATTCATTTGGGGATTTATCAGTAAAGGCTTGCAAATAGGAGCATGGTGGGGTCGATGTTGTGTTTCATGCACAAAGCAAGATAACAATTGTAATGGCGGATTGCGTTAGGGTGAAATAGTCCTAACGAGATTCAATAAAAGTCACTCAGTCACTCGTAGTGCGAACTGAGAAGGAAGCGTATCCCGGACTGGAGATGGTCCTGAGTTAGCACAATGGTATATGAAGGAGGATTGTCATTGACGCGAATGTCTATAGGGGTTGGAGTTAGGACATAATCCTTCGAGATATCAAAGGTCACTTTCAAGGCCTCGGGATACCCTTGGGTGCACCGAGAAGGCACCATATTCATCTCATAAGCAGTTTtagcttttctttttctcttccgAGATGGGGAAAGGCGGAGGATACCTTTCATCTCCTGATCAGATGCCTCGAGGTTGGGGTTTAACTCGACTTTTTGAGAATGGCTACCCTCG is a window of Mercurialis annua linkage group LG2, ddMerAnnu1.2, whole genome shotgun sequence DNA encoding:
- the LOC126669639 gene encoding beta-1,2-xylosyltransferase, translated to MNRITHSNLLKIALSLFLLNSISVFLYFSSPYHNHHRETTSAPPPPPPPAVATSHDANRHFLTDEHNNNNVNYNYLKPWPILPSYLPWKLTNAADVAFRSCESHFGNGFTRRLNILPPSSSPEHGGSGSGSGWFRCYYSETLRSSICEGGSVRMVPEMIRMSRGGEVIEEVIGRQEDEELPEFQNGAFQVLFSSGDKNSKYFKNGKLVDDEFLDNYVPEGQILRHTMRDLIDSIHIVDHQEFLCDQWYEEPTILVTRFEYANLFHTITDWYSAYVSSRVTGLPYRPHLIFVDGHSRAPLEETWKALFSSVRYAKNFSGSVCFRHVVFVPLGYETALFKGLSEEIDCRGASAHDLRQNPDDRKTARLSEFGEMIRAAFGFSVNSHGPENPVSGYNILFVRREDYLAHPRHGGKVESRLSNEEEVLNALQNWASNHGECKMNIVNGLFAHMAMKDQVRTIQEASVIIGAHGAGMTHIVSATPKTVILEIISRKFRRPHFQLIAQWKGLEYHAINLAGSYVNPAVVVDKLSRIVKSLGC
- the LOC126666991 gene encoding pirin-like protein At1g50590, with the translated sequence MSRQVVRKFLARPQHEGVGAIVRRSIGRFELRYFDPFLVLDEFSVTAPAGFPDHPHRGFETVTYMLQGAVTHEDFEGHKGTIGAGDLQWMTAGRGIVHSEMPAAQGTQKGLQLWINLSSNHKMIEPRYQEISSKDIAEASKQGVKVKIIAGEALGTKSPIYTRTPTMYLDFTLKPGARHQQPIPINWNAFVYVLEGEGVFGNAKSSAVSAHHLLLLGNGDGIEVWNKSSKSLRFILVGGEPIGEPLVQLGPFVMNSQQEIDQTVEDFENYVNGFEKARHWRSQAA